The stretch of DNA AAAGTTTTGGAAACTTGCAGCATCATCAGTTTTAGCTGTGTCTTTATTAGCTGCTTGTAATAATAATGATGGTGGTACAAACGCAGGTGATGATACGTCTACTGAAAAAATCGGTAACGGTGATGTGGAACTAGTATTTTGGGAGTTCGGTAACACTGGATACGATAAATTAATTGAAGAATATGTAGCAGATAATCCGCATGTTTCAATCAACCTTCAAAATAGTGATATGAACGACTTACATGACAATCTATTTACATCTATTTCTGCAGGTTCAGGTGCACCAGATATTACGATGATTGAAGAAGCACAAATTGAGAGATATCGTAACGCGGAACACGCATTTGCAAACCTTTTCGACTTTGGTGCAGCTGACATCTCAGGGAACTATCTTGATTGGGTATGGCAAAATGGAGAAAATGCAGCTGGAGATTTCTTATTCGGACTACCAACGGATATCGGTCCAACAGTAATGTTTTATCGTACAGATGTTTTTGAAGAAGCAGGCTTTGACTCTTCACCAGAAGCTGTATCAGAATTGATCACTACTTGGGAAGATTTCGAAAACGTAGCAAAAGAAATTAAAGAAAAAACTGGTAAAATGATGACGGACGCTGGAGAGCTTGTTTTCAACGCGAGGCGTGACCAAGCTACTCAACAGTATTTCAATACGGATGATGAGTTAATTATGGATGAGCACAACCAAATTAAAGACGCGTTTAACTATGTAGCAGATTTATTTGACCAAGGCCTAGTTGGAGATATTCCATTATGGACTCCAGAATGGTTCGGAGGTATGGGTGAAGGTACGTATGCAACAATGTTAGCTCCAGCATGGATGCAAGGTGTAATTAAAGACAACTCCCCTGAAGAAGGTGTTTGGTCTATTACAACAATGCCAGAAGGAGCAGGTAACTGGGGTGGATCTTATCTAGCAGTTCCAGCTGAATCTGATCATGCAGAAGAAGCTTATAAATTTATTGCTTGGTTAACAGCTCCAGAACAACAATTAAAAGCATTCTTAGGATACGGTTTATTCCCATCTGCACCGGCTGTATATGATATGCCTGAGTTTATGGAATATGAAGATGCATACTTCGGCGGAATTGCAACTGCACAAGTATTCTCTGAAGCTGCACAACAAGTAGAGCCAGTTTACAAAGGTAGATTATATTACCCAGTAGATGATGAAATGAAACAAGCACTTGATAACGTTTCTGCTGGTAGCGATCGTGATGAAGAGTGGAAAGCAGCACTTGATAGAATTCAACGTATTTTAGACAGATAATATAGTTCATAGGGTGTGGCAACTTGTTGTCATACCCTATTAAAAAATTATCTTGTTGGTTCGGATTTAACAACTTGTTTCGAGAGTGACTCCTATCACGTTTAACCCTTGAGGTGTTGTGAACAGATATAGGGCATTCTCGAAAACCAACAAGAGGTTTTCAATATTTTAAATCTTATTTCCGTTAGGGGGATTAAAGGTGGCTACGACAAAAAAGTCTAAAGGTTTAACTGAGAAAAAGCGTACTGCTTTATCAGCATATTTATTTATCTCTCCATTCTTCATCTTATTTGCTATCTTTGGGTTGTTCCCGATGATATTTAGTTTCTATTTATCTTTCTTTCGCTGGGATGGCTTAAATGCGATGGAGTTTAATGGGTTTAAAAACTTTTCATTTATTTTTAATGATCCTGTGTTTTTCTCTTCTATAAAGAACACGTTCCTTATTGGAATTATGGGAACCGTTCCACAAATCGTAGCAGCATTATTAATTGCCTTTGCACTAAACTCGGCATTATTACGCTTTCGTAATACGTTCCGCACGTTAGTTTTCTTACCGTATATTACATCGATTGTATCTGTAGCTATAATATTTGGACTTATTTTTAATAATCAACCTTTCGGATTCGCTAACTATTTTTTAAGTTTCTTTGACCTTGGGCCAATTCGTTGGAACGCGGATTATTGGCCAGTTAAAATTGCCATTGCGACCATGGTATTTTGGAGATGGGTAGGATATAACACAATCATCTTCTTAGCTGGTATGCAAAGTATTCCGAGAGAGTTATATGAAGCAGCTAAAATTGACGGTGCAACAGTTGGTCAGCAAATTCGCCTTATCACATTACCAATGTTGAAGCCAATTACAATGTTTGTCGTGTTTACAGCGACAATCGGAAGTTTACAGCTATTCACGGAACCATTAATTTTCTTAGGAAGAGGCTTACGTGAAGAAGGTATTACGATGGTTGCATACCTTTGGAGAGACGCGTTTGTGTATAACTCCTTCGGAACAGCTTCTGCAGCGGCAATTGTTTTATTCTTGATCATTATTACGTTAACAGCTATTAACTTACTAATTACAAATCAACTTGGACGTTCGAAAAAAGTTAGCTAGGGGGGACTAAAATGGCAGGGAAAAGAGAAGTAGGAGAAGGGAAATTCTCACCTAAAAAAATATTTGTATATATGAGTTTAATCGTTGGTTCTTTAGTTTCCCTCTTTCCGTTTTACTATATGTTCGTAATGGCTACTCGATTAAATAGAGAGATTAACCAAGTGCCACCTCCGTTTACTCCGGGAAAACATTTGGTAGAAAACTTTCAGAAAGTATTAAACAGTATTGATTTCTTTGGAGCGATGTGGAACTCCTTCTTCGTAGCAACGACCGTAACGTTAGGGACGCTATTTTTAAGCTCACTGGCCGGGTACGCGTTCGCGAAGCTTGATTTTAAAGGGAAAAGCATATTGTTCGGGATGATTTTAGTTACAATGATGGTACCACCACAATTAGGTCTAATTCCACAGTATTATATCATTACGACGTTAGGTTGGTTGAATGATTTTAAAGCGATCATTATTCCAGGTCTAATTAACGCTTTCGGTATCTTTTGGATGAGACAATATATTAAAGATGGTGTACCGTATGAAATTATCGAAGCGGCAAAAATCGATGGCTGTTCTAACTTCCGTATTTATTGGAATATTGTAGTGCCAATGATATTGCCAGCATTCGCGACGTTAGGAATTATCGTATTCATGGCTGTATGGAACGACTTCTTATGGCCGCTAGTAGTGTTAAGAGATCCATCGATGCATACGTTACAGGTTGCGTTACGTTCATTAAATGATGCGCGATTATTGGATTATGGTATGATTATGTCTGGAACATTCTGGGCGACAGTGCCTTTATTAATCGTATTCTTACTATTCAACCGTTTGTTTATCCAAAGCTTATCTGAAGGTGCGGTTAAGTAATGGGCAAAGGATACAATAGTTAACAGAAACATTTAAATTAGAAGAGTTAATAATCTATTTACCATATAATAGGGTTGGCTATAAAGCGAGTATATAGTTTTTTAGCTGACCTTATCATTTCGAGGTGAAGCAAAGTTGGGGAAATTAATCGTTCAAATTGCCGAGTTCATTTATAAGTTTATCGCACTCAATATATTATGGGTATGTTTCTTTCTATTAGGACTAGGTGTTTTTGGTTTTATGCCTTCAACCGTAGCGCTATTTCGAGTGGTGAGAGAATGGATTAAAGGCGAAAAAGACATATTTCTATTTAAAAACTATTTTAAGTTTTATAAACAAGAGTTTTTCCGTTCTAATATTAATGGTGCAATTTTCTTACTATTATTTTATATTATTTATGTAAACTTCACGTTTGTTTCATATTTTTACGATGAATCTATACATTTCTTCATTTATTTATTGATTTTTGGAGTTTCAGCCATTGTAATAATGACGTTTGTAAATTTATTTTCTGTGATGGCTCATTTTGAGTTTAAAACATTGCAGTATTTGAAAGTAGCAGTTGGATTAGTATTTGCTAGCCCAATTAATACGATGATGCAGTTAGTTTGGTTAGTTGCTTATTTCTTAGTCGCAATTAATTTTCCTAAACTATTTATCTTAATCGGTATTAGTGTTTTTGCATATGTACTTATGAGTATCAACTATTCCGTTTTTAAAAAATATAATGCAGTATAGCTTATCAACTACGTTATGTAGAAGGGTAGTGTCAAAAGTTCTATGAAAAACTAGCACGGGTTCATACTACCTACCATTTATTAGGTGGAAATGCCACGCTATCGCTCTTGACAAACACACCAATGGTTTATTCAGAGGTCAATCAAGGGCGAAGGGAACAAAAGAAGGCATGCTAAATAAACCCTTGACTTTTTCCATTTTAAACCATTGGCAAGTTCGGTTTGTCAAGAGTTCGCTTCGCCGATAGCTGAATAGGGCTCAGCTAAACAAAAGTTAGGCTGACTGTTGTTGAATCCAGTCTTGAGCTAATCCAATAAGGGCTGTCCACCTCGCTGGCATGGTTGGTAGCTTTTCTAATTCTGGAATTGTTACGGGCACTTTACCTTCGAGTGAAGAATGTGGACGTAAGAAGTTAAAGTAAGCCACAAACAATGTCACAAAAGAAACAGATCCTTGTTCAGAACCAAAGCCGTGCGTCGATCGATAATTCCCTTTAAACGTGCGATTTAGTCTCTCGATGATTTGCTTGAGAGGTCGATACTCTCTGGAGACATCATCTTCATTTGTTAGCCCGATGACCTGTTTTACGTCAAACGATATGTGGTTTTCTGCGAAGAAATGCTGTGCCAACAAGTAAATAGGGTTACCATCTACTACAAATTGTAGGTTTTCTGGTATTTCTTTCAGTTTCACTAGTACTTCATCAATCGCTCGTATCGCTGTTGCGGTGTCGCGATTTGGCGACACTGGATACGAAAGAATGACTTTCTTGACCGCATCAAAAAAGAAAAACAGATAATGCCAACGACCGTTGACCCGGATGTACGTTTCATCCCCACAGAATTGATCCGACAGCTCATACGGAAAGTAGTCAATATAAGGCTTAAGCCATAACGCGACGCTGTTTTCGTAGTTTAGGATACTTTGATGGGAGACAGACACACCGTGAATATCCTTCATGATCGCGGCCGTTTTACGGGCCGATAATCCGTAATTGACATGGTACGTCAAGATGAGCCCAAGTGTATGCGGTGAAACATACAATCTTGATAAATCGACTTTTGGCTGCTTTGGTGATTGTTTGGATAACGGTTGATAGTCGATGTGGAACTTCCGGTAAATGTAGCGTACTTTCAGCGATTGTGGATCTTCTTTAAATTGTTTTTTCTCTTTTTTGGTCATGGCGCTCAAGTTTTTTTGATAATAGGTACACATATCATTTTTGCACTTAAACACGTGAAAATCTTTTCGTTCTTTAATTTTTTCAAGCGTTTTAAGGCAGTGAGGACACTTAAGAATGGCCTCTTTCTGATAACGACTTTTTTTATTGAAAACACACGCACACACCTTACACTGATATTGTCCTTTTCCTCCGTTGTTTGCGTACAAGTACGCAGAAGGAGCACCACACTTAGGACAACATAAGGTAGACGGTACGGGCGTAGAATTCGCTCGTCGCTGTACTGGTTTTAACGGTTTCCCTTTGGATTGAAGGTGTTCCGCTAATAAAAGCTGATAATCGAGCCTTTCTAGTTTTTCAATGATAGGTAAATCATCAATTTGAAGCTTTCGATAAGGCTGATTAACAGGAGCTTCTTTTGGTTTATCGAACATGCTTTTTCCAATCAATAGAGTAAGCAAAGTTCGAATAATTTGTTCTTGATAGTTTATAAAAGTTAATAAATAGGTTATAATTTGAGGGTACAAATTGTCACTTCCTTTTCTGGAATTGGGTGTTGTGGTAACCTCAATTATCTACAGAATTCAGGGGGTGGCAATTTTTTTGCTTATAAAGCCCTCTAACATAGGATTTAATAACCTATTTTTATATAAAGTTTTGACAATACGTGTAGAAGAGAGGGGGAGAAAAAATGGCCACGATATATGATATTGCGAAAAAGACAGGCTACTCGATCAGCACTGTTTCTAAAGTGTTAAATAATCGTTCAGATGTAGGAGAAAAAACGAAAAAAATAATAAATCAAGCAGTAGAAGAATTAGGATACTTCCCAAGTTCTAGTGCCAGAACATTATCAACAAAAAAATCATGGACGATTGGAGTCGTATTCGTCGAGGACTCCGGAATTGGCATGGAGCATCCTTTCTTTAACGCAGTGATTGAAAGCTTTAAGAAAAACGCTGAGAAAGAAGGATATGACCTTCTTTTCGCTTCCAGTAAAATTGGAAAAGAGTCAAAGCCATATTTAGATCATTTTATGTACCGAGGAGTAGATGGGGTAGTTGTCGTTTGTTCCACGTTGAATACTCCAGATATAGAAAAACTAATGGAATCGGATATTCCATCAGTCGTTATTGATTTAGATACTAGGGGAGTAAGTGTAGTATTTAGCGATAACCTCCATGGCAGTGAACTAGCAGTCGGCTATTTGTATTCATTAGGACATAGAAAAATAGCACATATTGCTGGTAGCGAGGAATTGTACGTTGGTGTTCAACGTCTGAAGGGATTTACGCAGGCGATGGAAAAGCACGGACTTTCCGTTCCTAAAGGATATGTAGTAGATGGCGGTTACTTTACGTATGATGGTGGAAAAAAAGCGATGGAAAAGCTTATAAAACAGAAGGATCGACCGACAGCTGTTTATGTAGCTGGGGACTTGATGGCAATTGCAGCGATCGATGCGATTAAGGAGAATGGTTTAAACGTTCCAGAAGATATTTCTATTATAGGTTTTGATGATATACAAATGGCTCGTTATATTACTCCCGCCCTAACAACCATTCGGCAAGATACGAAGTTGATTGGGAAAACAGCAGCAAATATGTTGATTGATCAAATGAATAATAAAAAGAAGCAGTTTATGTCCGTGAAGATTCCGGTCTCACTTGTTCAGAGAGATTCTTGTAGACCAATATAAATATATTGGTCTACGATACTTTTATTTTTTCATTGTTTACGAAAGCGGTTTCGTAACTTTTTCATAATGGAATAAATTGAGTCTAACATAGCTTTTATTTTAAAAAGAGGGTGATAAGATGTACGAGTTGACTAGTAAAGGTACGTTTGAAATGGAAAATTATCAGGAGTTAGCACCTTTTTCTAGTTTTTTACCTGGGATTGCTGGTGTTAATGGAATTCCAATGTGGGTTTTTTATGTGAACAGAGGGCAAGGGATTGCTAGTTTTGGAATCGGTGATAAAAATCATGCGATGATGGAGTTTATGCCGGCAGATAAATCATATCAGCACGTTCCACAGCAAGGCTTCCGAACATTTTTGAAGGTGATAGAGGAAGACGGAAAGGTAACATTTCTGGAGCCGTTTTCTGCACAATCATCCATCGGTTCTTCTATTCATGAAAAGATGACAATTTCTGAAAATGTCCTCGAATTAGAATATGTACACGCCGACATAGGGTTAAAGCTGAATGTTGAATATTTTATTTTACCAGAGGAAGCTTTTGCAGGACTAGTTCGTCACGTAACAGTAACGAACCTTACTGATAAAAAGAGAGAGATTGAGATACTCGATGGACTACCTGCACTATTCCCATGTGGCGTTCCGAATGGGGCTTATAAAGAGTTAGGTAATACGATAAAAAGTTGGTTTGATGTCGTATATGTAGATGAGAAAATTCCTTTTTATCGATTAAGAGGAAGCATTGAAGATTCTTCGGAGGTTAGAGAAATTCATCAAGGTAATTTTTATGTTAGTTTTTCTCGAAGCCAACAACATGGTGATCAAATGATAAAACCAATTGTTGATAGAGATATTATATTCGGAACAGATACGTCATTACGAGTACCTCGTTTGTTTTTACAGCAATCTGTACATGAACTTTTACAACAGCCTCAACAATCAACGAATAAAGTATCAGCGGGTTTTTCAGCAGGAGCGGTAAAACTAGCTCCTCGTGAAACTTTTGAATTTTATACTGTAATTGGTCATGCGAAAAATGAAGAAATTGTAAAGTCTTCTGTAAAAGATATACTATCGATCTCGATGCTAGAGGAAAAAAAAGAGCGAGCAAGAACGATTACTCATGCGATTACGAATAAAATAAAGACTCGGACAGGAATGCCATTGTTTGATGCCTATGCACAACAGAGCTTCCTGGATAATGGATTACGTGGTGGCTTCCCTCATGTATTTGAAAATGGAAAACAGAAAAAAATATATTACTTATTCTCTAGGAAGCATGGAGACCTAGAAAGGGATTATAATTTCTTTTCCATTAGTCCTACCTACTATTCACAAGGTAACGGGAACTATCGAGATATTAACCAAAATCGTCGTTGTGATGTGTTTTTTGAACCTAAAGTGGAGAATTTTAACGTTCAGCAATTTATGAATTTAATCCAATTGGACGGTTATAATCCATTGTCTGTAAAGGGTGTACGTTTTCAGTTAATGGATGCATTTTCACACGAATCGTATGTACAAGATGAAACGAGTAAAGAATTACTTTCTCATTTTTTCAAAAACAGCTTTACACCAGGTGAACTAAAGCATTTCGTAGATGAAGAAGGACTGGAGTTGACAACGTCGTTTGAACAATTTTTAACGGACGTATTGTTAGCATCATCGGAAGAGCAACAAGCAGAATTTGGAGAAGGGTATTGGATGGATCACTGGACTTATAACCTTGATTTAATAGACAGTTATTTGTCTATATACCCTGATAAGGAACAACCGTTTTTCTTGCAAAAAGAGTATAAGTTTTTCGAAAGTCCTGTACGAGTGAAGACTAGGAAAGAGAAATATGTTGAACGAAATGGGAAGGTAAGGCAGTACGATGCAGTAGAAAAGATAAAACGGAAGCTAGAAAAAGCGCGTGCTAATGATGGAGTGTTATGGATTAAAGGTCAGTACGGAGACGGAGAAACGTATTATACAAGTTTATACTCTAAACTATTTATCTTAGGATTAGTAAAGGTTTCTACGATGGCTCCGTTCGGACTTGGTATTGAGATGGATGGTGATAAGCCGGGATGGAATGATTCCTTAAACGGTCTACCAGGAATGATAGGAGCAAGCACTTCCGAACTATTTGAGTTAAAAAGGTTGTTAGATTTGTTATTTCATGTAAATGTGAGTGGAACAGAAAAAATTTCTTTACCAATAGAGGTGGATACATTTTTACGTCAAGCGATAGAAGAAGTGCAGTTAGTTGATTGTCATTCAGAGGAGAGTGAGCAACGTTACTGGAACAGCATCTCTACGTTAAGAGAAAACTATCGTGAAGCAATATATCATGGAATTAGTGGAGAAGAGGTTGTTTACTCACTAGATGAAGTAAAAGATTACGTAACAAAATTATTGGGACGTGTAGAACAAGGGATCAAACGAGTAGAGTCATATCGTGACCCGCTTATTCCAACTTATTTTTACTTTGAGCCGAAAGTAGAAATCGGAGAAGAGTTTGACCTTTCTTCAATGGAATGGAAGCCAACTGCTGTTACTCCGTTTTTAGAAGGTGTTGTGAAACAGTTAAAAACAACAGACGATCAGGCAAGGGCAAAAGAGCTGTACGATATCGTTAAAGCTTCTAACATTTATGATGAAAAGCTTCAAATGTATAAAACATCAATGAGTATAGCGGAGGAGCCTTTAGAGCTTGGACGAGCGAAGTCGTTTACTCCAGGATGGTTAGAAAACGAATCGATTTTTTTACACATGGAATATAAGTATTTATTAGCAACGTTGAAAGCTGGATTAATAGATGAATTTTTTGAAGATATGAAGACCGCGCTTATTCCGTTTTTAGACCCAGCGGTGTATGGAAGGAGTCCATTAGAAAACTCCTCCTTCATCGCAAGTAGTGCTAATCCGAATCCAGCACTACACGGTCGTGGCTTCGTTTCGCGTTTAAGTGGATCCACTATTGAGTTCATGAACATGTGGTTTGTAATGATGGTTGGAGAAAAGCCGTTTTTTGTTCAAAACGGTGAATTAGTTTGTCACTTGTCTCCAACATTACCAAACTGGTTATTTGATGAAAATGGTGAAGTAACGTTCACGTTTCTTGGTCATACCGAAGTAACATATGTAAACAAGAACAAGGGTAATACGTACGGGGGAGATGGTGTTTCACCGATATCAATGGAACTCGAGCTAATAGATGGAACGAAGAAAAAGGTAGAAGATAGCAAGGTGGTTGGAGAGCTAGCTGTTTCCATTCGTAAAGGGAAAGTACAAAAAATTGCAGTGGAATTGAAATAAGGAGTTATTATATGACGATTTTACAGGGGAAGATTGCTTTAGTTACTGGTGGTTCAAGAGGTTTAGGAAAAGGTATTTCAACTATACTAGCAGAAGCAGGAGCAACAGTTATTGTTAACTATGCACATAATACTACGGCAGCGGAAGAAACTGTTCAAATTATTATGGATGCAGGTGGAAAGGCGATTGCTATTCAAAGTGACATAACAAATGAAGAAGCTGTGAAACAACTGGTGGTAGAGGTGAAAGAAAAACTTGGGGGAACGATAGACATCCTTGTCAATAATGCTACAGGACCACAACCGGAGTTATCATTAGAGGAAATCACGTGGGAAGATTATTTGGACCAATTAAACTTTTTTGTCAAAGCACCTTTGTTTCTACTTAAAGCAGTATTACCTGGAATGAAGGAAAAAGGAGAAGGGCGTATTATTAATATAGGTAGTGAAGTAATAACGTTAGGCAATCCTAATTTTTCATCTTATGTTACTGCAAAATCTGCTCAACTTGGGATGACTCGCTCATGGGCAAGTGAGTTAGGCCCGTTTGGAATTACTGTTAACATGTTAAATCCAGGATTTGTGCCAGTCGAGCGGCATGAGGGAATAGATGCAAGTGGATATGCTAAAAATGTTCCATTAAGAAGAGTGGGACTGCCTAGTGACATTGCTTCAACCGTATTGTTTTTAGCATCCAATCAATCAAAGTTTATAACAGGTCAAACCATTACGGTCAATGGTGGGAATACGTATGGTATATAACTAGAATGCTTAAGGCATGAGAACTAAACGTTTTCATGCTTTTTTGTTTGTTATGGAGACGGAACTTCTCACATTATTTTAACTATCCCTTATTAAAGGACCTAAACTATCATTTTCGGAGTAATAAAAATATGTAAAAAAAAATGCAACTTTTCCCCTTTAGCCGTCATCTACATAGTAGAATCAAAAAGAAAGAGGAGGTGAGCCGTGTTGAATGTTGTGGATCGGTTACGAGCTGGTGAGGAATCAGCATTAGTGGAGTTAATGCAATTGTATGGAGATTATTTAACACGAACCGCGTACTTGTTAGTTAAAGACCGCCAATTATCGGAGGAACTTGTTCAAGATACATACGTTCTAGCATATAAAAGAATCGATCAGCTGCATGATAATGACAAAATAAAGAGCTGGCTCACTTCCATTATTATGAACCTGGCCAGGTCACATATGAGAAAATGGAGCTTTAAAAATGTATTATTAACTTTTGATTCTACCCCACTAATGAGTAAAGGTTCGCCAACAGACGAACTGGAACAAAAGCTACTAAATGTAATGGATAACAAGCTGATTTACAAAGAAATTCAAAACTTATCCTACAAGTATAAAGAAATAATCGTCCTATTTTATTATAACGAATTGAAAACGAACGAAATTGCCGAGTTGCTGAAAATGAAAGAAAACACGGTGAAGTCTAGGTTGAAAAGAGGCCGTGTTCTATTAAAGGAAAACTTATTAAAAGGAGGCTATGAACATGGGTAGAGAGAAAGTGTTGATGAAAAAGAAACTTGATGAAGAGCTAAACGATGTGACATTTACTAGACAAAATCAAGTTCTTTTAAAATTAGAGAAAAAAAGTTTTCGAGAGAAGATGGACCTATTTTTAAATAAAGAAATAGAAATAAACGTCATTCCAGTATCTCTTGCTATCATGCTAATCGCCCTTCCACTGAGCTACGGAATCGTTAAAAATAGTAACGTGTCAGAGAGAAAAATGATTGAAATTGCTGGAAGCTATTACTGGGAAGACGAGTTAGAAGGGAGGCTGAAAATTGATGAAGATTAAATTAAAGGTAAAGCATCTGTTAATAACAATAGTAGTATTCCTGACAGTGACGCCGTTGTTGTTTATTTTCATTAAGCCTCAAATAGAATACGTAATTACTGATTATAAAATTAGAAACGGAAAACCAGTAGAGAAAAGTCAGGTCGTTTATTTACTGGACGAAGCGGAAATTTTTAAAGGGTCAAAACTAGCGCTTATCCGAAACTATGTGATGGAATATTCTAACACAGGATATGATGTGCTCGTTGGTCCACATATGTACCAAGTTAACTACGGTTACGAAGGCGAAAAGCTGTCTGAGGAAGAAAGAATGCATTATTTACAATTTTATTTAGAGGAAGCCCCGATTGATGGATACTATACGGAAGCTGCGAAACTAGTTATTGAATACTATATTAGAGTCGGAAATGAAGAGAAGTCAGAGCAACTAATAAATGATACGCTAAACAAAGTGAGTGAAAGCTATTACCTCGATGAAGTGTATTTGGAGCAGCTTAAATGGTATGTGACGTTTCGCCCGCTTGATGAAGTGGAGCAATTCATCAAGTTGTTAGAAGGTAAAATAGAAACTAACAATTATATGTTAGGAGAGCTAGCGAAATTAGAGGCGAAGGCATATATAGCCGAAGGAAAGTATGAAGTGGCATTATCGAAACTTTCAGATCGAATTCGTCAGTCCGATGAAATGGTAGCAGAACTAGAAGAAGATATAGAGGATGGTTTTGAAGCATATAACCCTGGGGATGAGCTTCGTACATTAGAGGCTTCCCTTAAAAAAAGTTTTGATAATGGAGAGCTCGTTGTTGGCTCTATTGCGGGTAAAATAGCGCGCTCTGATGGTAGCCCTGTTGCGGGTGCCGTCGTTATATTAAGAACGGAACATAATGCAGGGTACGGAATGCGGTTCAAAGATGAACTTTATCAAGTATATACAGATAGTGATGGAAACTATCAATTTCCACAAGTTATGCCAGGGCGCTATCAACTGTTTTTAGGGTTACAACTAGAACAAGTTGATGGATGGGCAGTCGGAAATCGGAAAGAAACGTGGGTGCACGTAAAAAACGGCGAGCATACGAGTTATGATATGACCTTGAATCCGTTAATTGAAGTCCAGTCACCTATAAACGACGAGAAAATTACAACAGACGAGATAACTTTTCGTTGGGATAGAGTGGAGGGAGCTGACTATTACCAATTAAATATCGGATATTCCTTTGACGAAGGTAGTATAATGAGCGGCTCGTTAAAGGGGAATATTCAAGGGGAAACGATTACGATTTCAACAGAAGAATTATACAATCGAACAATTGGAACATATTACGAAGATCCAGATCATCCAACAGATCCGCGTTCAATCCTTGCCTTATCGAATCCAAATATTCGTATTCTCTGGTCAGTAGATGCCTTTAGAGAAGATGGGGAATTTATTACTAGAAGTAGCGGCTACAGATTAGATGAAGAAAGGATCGGAAACTTACCGTTCTTTTACTTGCAGGACCGAGAGCTAACAGAAGCAGATGAGCTATTGTTAGATTCGAAGTGGGAAGAAGCATATGAAACGTATGAAAAAAGCTATGCGAGCAACCCAGATGACCTTCATAGTTTACGGATGTTGTATAGGTTAGCGGAAGTGAAAAAGGAAGGTAAATATTTAATCGAACTAGCGGAAAAAACAAAAGATCCACATATTATTTTTGAAGTAGTTCGCCAATATCATCGCGTTGGTAATTGGGGCGAATATATGAAATGGTACGAAAAGTACGAGGCTGTTTCAAATGGCGAAGAAGATGCT from Sutcliffiella cohnii encodes:
- a CDS encoding RNA polymerase sigma factor → MLNVVDRLRAGEESALVELMQLYGDYLTRTAYLLVKDRQLSEELVQDTYVLAYKRIDQLHDNDKIKSWLTSIIMNLARSHMRKWSFKNVLLTFDSTPLMSKGSPTDELEQKLLNVMDNKLIYKEIQNLSYKYKEIIVLFYYNELKTNEIAELLKMKENTVKSRLKRGRVLLKENLLKGGYEHG
- a CDS encoding carboxypeptidase-like regulatory domain-containing protein, with amino-acid sequence MKIKLKVKHLLITIVVFLTVTPLLFIFIKPQIEYVITDYKIRNGKPVEKSQVVYLLDEAEIFKGSKLALIRNYVMEYSNTGYDVLVGPHMYQVNYGYEGEKLSEEERMHYLQFYLEEAPIDGYYTEAAKLVIEYYIRVGNEEKSEQLINDTLNKVSESYYLDEVYLEQLKWYVTFRPLDEVEQFIKLLEGKIETNNYMLGELAKLEAKAYIAEGKYEVALSKLSDRIRQSDEMVAELEEDIEDGFEAYNPGDELRTLEASLKKSFDNGELVVGSIAGKIARSDGSPVAGAVVILRTEHNAGYGMRFKDELYQVYTDSDGNYQFPQVMPGRYQLFLGLQLEQVDGWAVGNRKETWVHVKNGEHTSYDMTLNPLIEVQSPINDEKITTDEITFRWDRVEGADYYQLNIGYSFDEGSIMSGSLKGNIQGETITISTEELYNRTIGTYYEDPDHPTDPRSILALSNPNIRILWSVDAFREDGEFITRSSGYRLDEERIGNLPFFYLQDRELTEADELLLDSKWEEAYETYEKSYASNPDDLHSLRMLYRLAEVKKEGKYLIELAEKTKDPHIIFEVVRQYHRVGNWGEYMKWYEKYEAVSNGEEDAFELSIHGTVLMTLGKYEEARSVFQEAMNKDNYNMYVGNWIALELLDNNQFAKALEVAKNYPEENIYETSTDWESLLKDMQQESKGKEQYVQTLQEVIQFVLENDEKSLSEWRQSTDYQEMRKYIYQLGELYINKKR
- a CDS encoding SDR family NAD(P)-dependent oxidoreductase translates to MTILQGKIALVTGGSRGLGKGISTILAEAGATVIVNYAHNTTAAEETVQIIMDAGGKAIAIQSDITNEEAVKQLVVEVKEKLGGTIDILVNNATGPQPELSLEEITWEDYLDQLNFFVKAPLFLLKAVLPGMKEKGEGRIINIGSEVITLGNPNFSSYVTAKSAQLGMTRSWASELGPFGITVNMLNPGFVPVERHEGIDASGYAKNVPLRRVGLPSDIASTVLFLASNQSKFITGQTITVNGGNTYGI